In Zingiber officinale cultivar Zhangliang chromosome 3B, Zo_v1.1, whole genome shotgun sequence, a single window of DNA contains:
- the LOC122055173 gene encoding zinc finger MYM-type protein 1-like → MLRYLKKIRDEPTSNKSSPPPPPPPPPPPPPAPLDADSNEYPSDPGLRKHILEYNVNEREIVRRYYLQKEYSIAKDATFCLYCYLLKADHGGQSGGDSFVTEGFKNWRKKEKFNEHVGNQSSIHNRSIAYLTTNSILGDLGDELFTILVDEARDISVKEQMAVVLRFVDERGNIVERFLGIVHISDTTALSLKTAIDSLLCQHGLSISNLRGQGYDGASNMRGEFNGLKSLIMMENPSVYYVHYVAHQLQLTLVAVAENHIKISTFFDVVAQLNNIVGASCKRRDILREKQFEKVIKGICNGDIFTGQGMNQEMTLKRAGSTHWGSHYNTLLSLIHLYPSIIDILLFFEEEGKDHKQRAQANNLLELIEKYEFIFQMHLMKNILGVMNDLSQALQRKDQDIVNVMILVRSSKHQLQTMRDDDWDLLLNEVSLFCVKYEVVTPHMEDLFVFHGRSRRNIVGRTNLHYYRVETFYEVIDWQLQELNSRFNEVNTELLLCMSCLDPSNSFSAYDKRKQFAQFCPSDFSPMELMHLEPQLDNFIFDMWSSNQFSEVVGISQLAKRMVQLKKHRLSPLVYLLLKLALLLPVATATVERVFSSMKIIKISL, encoded by the exons ATGTTGAGGTATTTGAAGAAAATACGAGATGAACCTACTTCAAACAAGTCATCTCCCcctccaccacctcctcctcctccgcctcctccACCAGCTCCTCTTGATGCTGACTCAAATGAGTATCCTAGTGATCCTGGGCTAAGAAAACACATTCTTGAGTATAATGTTAATGAAAGGGAGATTGTTCGACGTTACTATTTGCAAAAAG AATACAGCATTGCAAAAGATGCGACTTTTTgtctttattgctatttattaaAAGCGGATCATGGTGGCCAAAGTGGCGGTGATTCTTTTGTTACTGAGGGATTTAAAAattggagaaagaaagaaaaatttaatGAACATGTTGGAAATCAGAGCAGCATTCACAACAG ATCCATTGCTTATTTAACCACTAATTCTATTCTTGGAGATCTCGGTGATGAATTATTTACTATATTGGTTGATGAGGCTCGTGATATATCTGTTAAAGAACAAATGGCAGTTGTTTTACGGTTTGTAGATGAAAGGGGAAATATTGTTGAGCGCTTTCTAGGCATTGTACATATAAGCGACACTACTGCCTTATCACTTAAAACTGCTATTGATTCTTTGTTGTGCCAACATGGATTATCTATATCTAATTTACGGGGGCAAGGATACGATGGAGCTAGTAATATGAGAGGAGAATTCAATGGCTTAAAAAGCTTAATTATGATGGAGAATCCTTCTGTTTATTATGTTCATTATGTTGCTCATCAACTGCAACTTACACTTGTAGCTGTTGCTGAAAATCATATAAAAATTTCTACTTTTTTTGATGTGGTTGCACAATTGAACAATATTGTTGGAGCATCATGCAAGCGAAGAGATATACTTCGCGAGAAACAATTTGAAAAAGTTATTAAAGGAATTTGCAATGGTGATATCTTCACTGGACAAGGTATGAATCAAGAGATGACATTAAAAAGAGCTGGGAGTACACATTGGGGTTCACATTATAATACATTGTTAAGTTTGATACATTTGTATCCTTCAATTATTGAtatccttttattttttgaagAGGAGGGAAAAGATCACAAGCAAAGGGCACAAGCAAATAATCTGTTGGAATTGAttgaaaaatatgaatttatatttcaGATGCACTTAATGAAGAATATCTTGGGAGTCATGAATGATTTGTCGCAAGCTTTACAAAGAAAAGATCAAGACATTGTAAATGTCATGATTCTTGTAAGATCAAGCAAACATCAATTGCAAACTATGAGAGATGATGATTGGGATTTGTTACTAAATGAAGTTTCTTTATTTTGTGTTAAGTATGAGGTAGTCACCCCGCACATGGAAGACTTGTTCGTCTTTCATGGGAGATCACGACGAAATATTGTAGGAAGGACAAATCTTCACTATTATCGTGTTGAAACGTTTTATGAAGTGATAGATTGGCAACTTCAGGAGTTGAATAGTCGCTTTAACGAGGTGAACACGGAGTTGTTGTTGTGTATGAGTTGTCTTGATCCATCAAATTCATTCTCTGCTTATGATAAGAGAAAACAGTTTGCTCAGTTTTGTCCATCCGATTTTTCCCCAATGGAGTTAATGCATCTTGAGCCCCAActtgataactttatttttgatatGTGGAGTAGCAATCAATTCTCTGAGGTTGTGGGGATTAGCCAGCTTGCTAAAAGGATGGTTCAATTGAAAAAACATCGTCTGTCTCCTTTGGTATATTTACTTTTGAAGTTAGCATTGCTATTACCTGTTGCAACTGCAACTGTAGAGAGAGTGTTTTCATCAATGAAAATAATCAAAATCTCACTTTGA